A genomic stretch from Arthrobacter sp. KBS0702 includes:
- a CDS encoding alkaline phosphatase family protein, translated as MPAAPAYGDRSIAEVLSSAAASLGVPGFDNRLKLPAAKHVCVVLADGLGRQLLKQKSAHTPFLRSVLQAGQGAVPAWVDSAFPSTTVASLASFGTGLPAGQHGMVGYDVLDPDQDRVVNMLGNWDDGVDPQQWQPLPTVFERAAGHVDVSTVALPRFSDSAMTRAALRGGRFLAGTTSHARTAAAGEAMAAAESSLMYFYVHELDKAGHRYGCQSPQWEHQLEELDATVRRLNAALPAGTTVLVTGDHGMVDVPEPQRIDYSAHPELIVGVRHTAGEPRMVHLYLEDGTDDAGRRRLLDAWRTRFGDRIWAFTREEAVAAGLFGEVRGPVTARIGDVMIAARDALAFYDTRRVQARALEVVGQHGSLTRAEREVPLLCFKAEGKTGGAKAARKVPRR; from the coding sequence ATGCCGGCCGCCCCGGCCTACGGGGACCGTTCCATCGCCGAGGTGCTCAGCAGCGCCGCGGCCAGCCTCGGCGTCCCGGGCTTCGACAACCGGCTGAAGCTCCCCGCCGCGAAGCATGTCTGCGTTGTCCTCGCCGACGGCCTGGGCCGGCAGCTGCTCAAACAGAAGTCAGCCCACACGCCGTTCCTGCGGTCCGTGCTGCAGGCGGGCCAGGGCGCCGTGCCGGCCTGGGTCGATTCGGCCTTCCCGTCCACGACTGTCGCGTCGCTGGCCAGCTTCGGCACCGGACTGCCCGCCGGACAGCACGGCATGGTCGGTTATGACGTCCTCGACCCGGACCAGGACCGGGTGGTCAACATGCTGGGCAACTGGGACGACGGCGTCGACCCGCAGCAATGGCAGCCGCTGCCCACTGTCTTCGAGCGGGCCGCCGGGCATGTCGACGTCAGCACCGTCGCCCTGCCGCGGTTCAGCGACTCCGCGATGACCAGGGCCGCGCTGCGGGGCGGACGCTTCCTGGCCGGGACCACCTCCCACGCCCGGACCGCCGCCGCGGGGGAGGCCATGGCCGCCGCCGAGAGCTCGCTGATGTACTTCTACGTCCACGAACTGGACAAGGCCGGGCACCGCTACGGCTGCCAGTCACCGCAGTGGGAACACCAGCTCGAAGAGCTGGACGCGACCGTGCGCCGGCTCAATGCAGCCCTCCCCGCCGGCACCACAGTGCTGGTCACCGGCGACCACGGAATGGTCGACGTTCCTGAACCGCAGCGGATCGACTACTCTGCCCACCCGGAGCTGATTGTCGGCGTCCGGCACACGGCGGGGGAGCCGCGCATGGTGCACCTCTACCTTGAGGACGGAACGGACGACGCCGGCCGGCGGCGGCTGCTGGACGCCTGGCGGACGCGGTTCGGCGACCGGATCTGGGCCTTCACCCGGGAAGAGGCGGTGGCCGCCGGGCTGTTCGGTGAAGTCCGCGGCCCGGTGACTGCACGGATCGGCGACGTCATGATCGCCGCCCGCGACGCGCTGGCCTTCTACGACACCCGGCGGGTCCAGGCGCGCGCGCTTGAGGTGGTCGGCCAGCACGGTTCGCTGACCAGGGCGGAGCGGGAGGTCCCGCTGCTGTGCTTCAAGGCTGAGGGGAAAACCGGCGGAGCGAAGGCTGCCCGCAAGGTTCCGCGGCGCTGA